CGTTCGGGCCATTCAAGATTGGGCCCGCTGGGGGTGTTGCGCTGTGCCCACCTTCCGTAACGTCCTCAACTGGCGGCGGTGAATATGCCGCTTGCCGCCGTGGGGGAGCCTCGATTCGGGAGAGGACGGCGCCGGTATGGGCTGGGTAGTCGACTGGAGTGCGCAGGCGGCCTGCCGCACTACCGATCCGGATGAACTGTTCGTTCAAGGAGCAGCGCAGAACAGGGCCAAGGCGGTGTGCACCGGATGCCCGGTGCGCACGGAGTGCCTGGCCGACGCGCTCGACAACCGCGTCGAGTTCGGCGTGTGGGGAGGCATGACGGAGCGGGAGCGCCGCGCACTGCTGCGCAGGCGTCCCACTGTGACCTCCTGGCGTCGGCTGCTGGAGACGGCGCGCACGGAGTACGAGCGGGGGTGCGGTGTTCTGCCCCTCGACGACGACGAGATCTACGAGAACTACGCGGCGGTGAGCTGAGGAGTCCCTCCGGGAATTCCGCAGGTCCAGGTCTGAGGGCCCCCTTTTGGGCCCTTCGCCGCCGCCTACGAGTTCTTCCACGTCGCTCAGGAGCCCTGCGCTCCGGCCGGGTTGCCCTTAGGCAGTCGCCTCGGGCGGCTCTGGCTGGTCGGCGGGGTCGGGAAGCTCGCGTTCGTCGGCCGCGAGCCGGTCGCCGATGTCGCGCAGTCCCGCGAGGTCGTGCACGTCGCCGGGCAGCGCGGCCACTTCCGTCACGGCCACCTCGGGGTGGAGCGCGGTGAAGCGGTCACGCGTGCGCTGCTCACGGGAGAGCAGCTGCATGCGGTCGGCGTGCAGTCTCAGCAGGCCTGCCGTGAGCTGGTCGACGGACCGCTCCGCGTCCTCGGCCGGCTCGGTGTCCTCCGGGTGCCCGGTGGCCTCGGCGTCTTCGGCGTGCTCGGTGGGGGAGCCGTCCTCGGGAGCCGATGCCGCAGCCTGAGCTGGTGTTCCGGGCGTGGGAGAGTCTGAACTGTCCTGTGCGTCGGGGGAGTTACGAAGTACTGCTTTCCCGCCCTCCTGATCCACAATGCGGGGCTCTTCAAGATTTTCCGCGGCGGCCAGCGCCCGCTCGGCCGACAGCCGGTCGGCGCCGCTGCCGTGCACCCGGTTGAGCACCAGACCGGCGAGCGGCATGTCCTCCGCGGCCAGCCGCTCCACGAAGTACGCGGCCTCGCGCAGCGCGTCCCGCTCCGGCGCCGCGACCACGAGGAACGCCGTGCCGGGCGCCTGGAGCAGCTTGTACGTCGCGTCCGCGCGGGTGCGGAAGCCGCCGAAGGTCGTGTCCATCGCGGACACGAACGTCTGGACGTCCTTGAGGAGCTGACCGCCGAGCAGCTTGCCGAGGGTGCCGGTCATCATCGACATCCCGACGTTCAGGAACTTCATCCCGGCCCGGCCGCCCAGCTTCGCCGGGGCCGTCAGCAGCCGGATCAGCCGCCCGTCCAGGAACGAACCGAGCCGCTTGGGCGCGTCCAGGAAGTCCAGCGCCGAGCGGGACGGCGGCGTGTCGACGACGATCAGGTCCCACTCGTCCCGGGCGCGCAACTGCCCGAGCTTCTCCATCGCCATGTACTCCTGCGTGCCCGCGAAGCCCGCCGAGAGCGACTGGTAGAAGGGGTTGCCCAGGATGGCGGCCGCCCGCTCGCGGTCCGCGTGCGCCTCGACGATCTCGTCGAAGGTGCGCTTCATGTCGAGCATCATCGCGTGCAGCTCGCCACCCGCGGAGTCGTCGATGCCCTTCACCCGCCGCGGGGTGTTGTCGAGGGAGTCGATGCCCATGGACTGGGCGAGCCGACGGGCCGGGTCGATGGTCAGGACGACCACCTTGCGGCCCCGCTCGGCGGCGCGCAGGCCCAGGGCCGCCGCGGTCGTGGTCTTGCCGACCCCGCCCGAGCCGCAGCAGACCACGATGCGGGTCTTCGGGTCCTCCAGCAGCGGATCTATGTCGAGCAGACGCGCCGGCGACAGACGGTGGTGGGCCGGGTCCGGACGACTCATGACATCCCCTGCTTCCGACTCGTGACGGGCCTTGCCTGTCCGTCCTGGCTCATGACGGGCCTTGCCTGTCCGTCCTGGCTCATGACACGCCCTGCTCGCGCAGCTCGCGGGCCAGCTCGTACAGCCCCGCGAGGTCCATGCCCTCGGTGAACAGCGGCAGTTCGTGCAGCGGCAGGCCCAGGTCGGCCAGGACCGCCCGCTGCTCGTGCTCCAGCGTGTACCGCTCGGCGTACTCCTCGGCCTGCGTGAGCAGCGGGTCCACCAGCCGCTCGGCGTGCCCGCCGCGCCGCGCTCCGCCGAGCCCCGCGGACGACAGGGACCGCGCGACAGTGGAACGCGGGACCGTCCGTACGAGTTCCAGATCGGTCTCGTCCAACACCTCCGGCCGGACCATGTTCACGATGAGCCGCCCCACCGGCAGCCGGGCCGAACGCAACTCGGCGATGCCGTCCACGGTCTCCTGGACCGGCATCTCCTCCAGCAGCGTCACCAGGTGCACGGCCGTCTCGGGTGACTTCAGCACCCGCATCACGGCCTGAGCCTGATTGTGTATCGGGCCGATCTTGGCCAGGCCCGCCACCTCGTCGTTCACGTTCAAGAAGCGCGTGATCCGCCCGGTCGGCGGGGCGTCCATGACGACGTAGTCGTACGCGAACCGCCCGCTGCGCTCCTTGCGGCGCACCGCCTCGCACGCCTTGCCGGTCAGGAGGACGTCCCTGAGGCCGGGCGCGATGGTGGTGGCGAAGTCGATCGCGCCGAGCTTCTTCAGGGCCCGCCCGGCACTTCCCAGCTTGTAGAACATCTGGAGGTAGTCCAGAAGGGCCAGTTCGGGGTCGATGGCGAGTGCGTACACCTCCCCGCCCCCGGGTGCTACCGCGATTTTCCGTTCCTCATAAGGCAGCGCCTCCGTTTCGAAGAGCTGCGCGATGCCCTGACGGCCCTCGACCTCGACGAGAAGCGTCCGCTTCCCCTCCGTGGCCAGGGCCAGCGCTAGGGCCGCGGCCACCGTGGTCTTGCCGGTACCGCCCTTGCCGCTGACGACCTGGAGCCTGCTCACGTATTCGAGCCTAACCAGTCCGCGCCCGGGCTACGCGGGAGGCTGTGGATAACCCGTGCCGTGGTCGGCCGCGTGACCCCTGCGGGGCAGCGGCTAGAGTCGGCCGCATGACCAAGTGGGAATACTCAACCGTGCCGCTGCTCGTCCACGCCACGAAGCAGATTCTGGACACCTGGGGCGAGGACGGCTGGGAGCTCGTCCAGGTCGTGCCCGGGCCGAACAACCCCGAGCAGCTCGTGGCCTACCTGAAGCGGGAGAAGCAGTAGTGGGCGCCGTCGAGGCGAAGCTGGCCGAGCTCGGCCTGAGCCTGCCCGACGTGGTCCCGCCGCTCGCCGCGTACCAGCCGGCCGTGCAGTCCGGACCGTACGTCTACACCGCCGGGCAGCTCCCGATGGTGGAGGGCAAGCTTCCGGTCACCGGCAAGGTCGGCGCCGAGGTCACCCCGGAGGAGGCCAAGGAGCTGGCACGCACGTGTGCGCTGAACGCCCTGGCCGCAGTGAAGTCCGTCGCCGGTGACCTGGACCGCATCGCGCGCGTGGTGAAGGTCGTCGGCTTCGTGGCCTCGGCCTCGGACTTCACGGGCCAGCCCGCGGTGCTGAACGGCGCGAGCGAGCTGCTCGGCGAGGTCCTCGGCGACAAGGGCGTGCACGCGCGCAGCGCGGTGGGCGTGGCGGTGCTCCCGCTGGACGCACCGGTCGAGGTCGAGATCCAGGTGGAGCTCGCGTAGCACCCTCTTCCACGGCCCCAGCTGCGGAATCCGCCCCCGGGGCCACTCGAACATCCGCCCGTCACGGGATAGCCTCGCGCTCATGGCGAACGGTCAGTGGTACCCCCCGGAGTGGCCGGACCGCATCCGCGCACTCGCGGAAGGCACCCTCACCCCGGTGACCCCGAAGCGCGCGGCCACCGTCATGCTCCTGAAGGACACCGGCAGTGGCCCCGCCGTCCACATGCTGCGCAGACGCGCCTCCATGGCCTTCGCCGGAGGCGCGTACGCGTATCCGGGCGGCGGTGTCGACCCGCGCGACGACGACCATCACGTCCGCTGGGCGGGCCCCACGCGCGCGTGGTGGGCGGACCGGCTCGGCGTCGACGAGACGGCGGCCCAGGCGATCGTCTGCGCGGCCGTACGCGAGACGTACGAGGAGGCGGGCGTGCTGCTCGCCGGGCCGGCCCCCGACGCGGTCGTCGGTGACACCACCGGCGACGACTGGGAGGCGGACCGGGCCGCCCTGGTCGCCCGGGACCTGTCCTTCGCGGAGTTCCTGGACCGTCGCGGCCTGGTCCTGCGCTCCGACCTGCTCGGCGCCTGGACCCGCTGGATCACCCCGGAGTTCGAGTCCCGCCGCTACGACACCTGGTTCTTCGTCGCCGCGCTCCCCGAGGGGCAGCGCACCCGCAACGCCTCCACCGAGGCCGACCGCACGGTGTGGATCGCCCCGCGCGAGGCGGCGGCCGGGTACGACAAGGGCGAGCTCCTGATGATGCCGCCGACGATCGCCACCTTGCGCCAGCTGACGGAGTACGGGACGGCCGCCCGGGCGCTCGAGGCCGCCCCGGGGCGTGACCTGACGCCCGTCCTGGCCACCGCCCGCCTGGTGGACGGCGAGATCGTGCTCTCCTGGCCCGGCCACGACGAGTTCACCAAGCACATCCCGACCGGTGGAGCCACCGCATGACGGACGCAGCAGCCCTTCCCGGCCAGCCCCGCGGCGGCGTCCTCCCGGGACCCGCCACCGCGCGGGCCGTCAACGTCCTGGCGCCCAACGCGTCGGCGATGACCCTGGACGGCACGAACACCTGGATCCTCTCCGAGCCCGACTCCGACCTGGCCGTGGTGGTAGACCCGGGTCCGCTGGACGACGGACACCTGCGCCAGGTCGTCGCCACGGCCGAGCAGGCCGGCAAGCGCGTCGCCCTGACCCTGCTGACCCACGGCCACCCCGACCACGCGGA
This is a stretch of genomic DNA from Streptomyces hawaiiensis. It encodes these proteins:
- a CDS encoding RidA family protein, which encodes MGAVEAKLAELGLSLPDVVPPLAAYQPAVQSGPYVYTAGQLPMVEGKLPVTGKVGAEVTPEEAKELARTCALNALAAVKSVAGDLDRIARVVKVVGFVASASDFTGQPAVLNGASELLGEVLGDKGVHARSAVGVAVLPLDAPVEVEIQVELA
- a CDS encoding DUF4177 domain-containing protein, translating into MTKWEYSTVPLLVHATKQILDTWGEDGWELVQVVPGPNNPEQLVAYLKREKQ
- the wblA gene encoding transcriptional regulator WblA; protein product: MGWVVDWSAQAACRTTDPDELFVQGAAQNRAKAVCTGCPVRTECLADALDNRVEFGVWGGMTERERRALLRRRPTVTSWRRLLETARTEYERGCGVLPLDDDEIYENYAAVS
- a CDS encoding ArsA family ATPase — protein: MSRPDPAHHRLSPARLLDIDPLLEDPKTRIVVCCGSGGVGKTTTAAALGLRAAERGRKVVVLTIDPARRLAQSMGIDSLDNTPRRVKGIDDSAGGELHAMMLDMKRTFDEIVEAHADRERAAAILGNPFYQSLSAGFAGTQEYMAMEKLGQLRARDEWDLIVVDTPPSRSALDFLDAPKRLGSFLDGRLIRLLTAPAKLGGRAGMKFLNVGMSMMTGTLGKLLGGQLLKDVQTFVSAMDTTFGGFRTRADATYKLLQAPGTAFLVVAAPERDALREAAYFVERLAAEDMPLAGLVLNRVHGSGADRLSAERALAAAENLEEPRIVDQEGGKAVLRNSPDAQDSSDSPTPGTPAQAAASAPEDGSPTEHAEDAEATGHPEDTEPAEDAERSVDQLTAGLLRLHADRMQLLSREQRTRDRFTALHPEVAVTEVAALPGDVHDLAGLRDIGDRLAADERELPDPADQPEPPEATA
- a CDS encoding ArsA family ATPase, encoding MSRLQVVSGKGGTGKTTVAAALALALATEGKRTLLVEVEGRQGIAQLFETEALPYEERKIAVAPGGGEVYALAIDPELALLDYLQMFYKLGSAGRALKKLGAIDFATTIAPGLRDVLLTGKACEAVRRKERSGRFAYDYVVMDAPPTGRITRFLNVNDEVAGLAKIGPIHNQAQAVMRVLKSPETAVHLVTLLEEMPVQETVDGIAELRSARLPVGRLIVNMVRPEVLDETDLELVRTVPRSTVARSLSSAGLGGARRGGHAERLVDPLLTQAEEYAERYTLEHEQRAVLADLGLPLHELPLFTEGMDLAGLYELARELREQGVS
- a CDS encoding NUDIX hydrolase gives rise to the protein MANGQWYPPEWPDRIRALAEGTLTPVTPKRAATVMLLKDTGSGPAVHMLRRRASMAFAGGAYAYPGGGVDPRDDDHHVRWAGPTRAWWADRLGVDETAAQAIVCAAVRETYEEAGVLLAGPAPDAVVGDTTGDDWEADRAALVARDLSFAEFLDRRGLVLRSDLLGAWTRWITPEFESRRYDTWFFVAALPEGQRTRNASTEADRTVWIAPREAAAGYDKGELLMMPPTIATLRQLTEYGTAARALEAAPGRDLTPVLATARLVDGEIVLSWPGHDEFTKHIPTGGATA